The following proteins are encoded in a genomic region of Pseudorca crassidens isolate mPseCra1 chromosome 1, mPseCra1.hap1, whole genome shotgun sequence:
- the LOC137232959 gene encoding histone H3.3A, with protein sequence MARTKQTARKSTGGKAPRKQLATKAARKSAPSTGGVKKPHRYRPGTVALREIRRYQKSTELLIRKLPFQRLVREIAQDFKTDLRFQSAAIGALQEASEAYLVGLFEDTNLCAIHAKRVTIMPKDIQLARRIRGERA encoded by the coding sequence ATGGCCCGAACCAAGCAGACTGCTCGTAAGTCCACGGGTGGCAAAGCGCCCCGCAAACAGCTGGCCACTAAAGCCGCCAGGAAAAGCGCCCCCTCTACCGGCGGGGTGAAAAAACCTCATCGCTACAGGCCCGGGACCGTTGCGCTTCGAGAAATCCGTCGTTACCAGAAATCCACCGAGCTTCTGATCCGGAAGCTGCCTTTCCAGAGGTTGGTGAGGGAGATCGCCCAGGATTTCAAAACCGACTTGAGGTTCCAGAGTGCCGCCATTGGTGCGCTTCAGGAGGCTAGTGAAGCGTACCTGGTGGGTTTGTTTGAAGATACTAATCTGTGTGCCATCCACGCTAAGAGAGTCACCATCATGCCCAAAGACATCCAGTTGGCTCGCCGGATACGGGGAGAGAGAGCTTAA